The following are encoded in a window of Torulaspora globosa chromosome 4, complete sequence genomic DNA:
- the CHZ1 gene encoding Chz1p (ancestral locus Anc_3.520) yields MTEASKDKRSLEDETAKEAFEKSPEKKSSHKRRRRNYDEHDAEVTKDEETKKTTEDKELVDGEEESDLDDAKLDAMVDQDEAEDDLAEIDTSNIITTGRRTRGKVIDYKKTAEELDKENEDAEEEDAEFKE; encoded by the coding sequence ATGACTGAAGCTAGCAAGGACAAGAGATCGCTGGAGGACGAAACTGCGAAAGAAGCGTTTGAAAAGAGCCCAGAAAAGAAGAGTTCGCacaagagaagaagaaggaacTATGACGAGCACGATGCTGAGGTTACCAAGGACGAGGAGACCAAGAAAACTACCGAGGACAAGGAACTAGTCGACGGAGAGGAGGAATCTGATCTAGACGATGCTAAATTGGACGCAATGGTGGATCAGGATGAGGCCGAAGATGATCTGGCCGAGATAGATACCAGCAACATCATCACTACCGGCAGGAGAACTCGTGGCAAGGTGATCGACTACAAGAAGACCGCGGAGGAACTGGACAAAGAGAATGAGGACgcggaagaagaggacgcGGAATTCAAAGAGTGA
- a CDS encoding uncharacterized protein (ancestral locus Anc_3.521), whose product MESKSTIGVEFATRTIEVEGKKIKAQIWDTAGQERYRAITSAYYRGAVGALIVYDISKPSSYENCNHWLTELRENADDNVAVGLIGNKSDLDHLRAVPTDEARNFAQENQLLFTETSALKSENVELAFRELITAIYQMVSKHQVDLGESNNNGAANAPRGPTISLTPAPNEHKKKSSSNCC is encoded by the coding sequence ATGGAGTCTAAGTCGACCATCGGGGTCGAGTTTGCAACGAGAACCATCGAGGTGGAGGGCAAGAAGATAAAGGCGCAGATATGGGACACGGCAGGCCAGGAAAGATACCGTGCAATCACCTCGGCGTACTACAGAGGCGCGGTTGGAGCGCTGATCGTGTACGATATAAGTAAGCCCAGCAGCTACGAGAACTGTAACCATTGGCTGACGGAGCTGAGGGAGAACGCGGACGACAACGTAGCGGTGGGGCTGATCGGTAACAAGTCCGATCTGGATCACCTGCGTGCGGTACCCACCGATGAGGCCAGGAATTTTGCGCAGGAAAACCAGCTGCTTTTCACGGAGACGAGCGCTCTCAAGAGCGAGAACGTCGAGCTGGCTTTCAGAGAGTTGATCACCGCGATATACCAGATGGTAAGCAAGCACCAGGTCGACCTGGGTGAGTCCAACAACAACGGCGCAGCCAATGCTCCGAGGGGCCCCACCATCAGCCTCACTCCGGCTCCTAATGAGCACAAAAAGAAGAGTTCAAGCAACTGTTGCTAA
- the FIR1 gene encoding Fir1p (ancestral locus Anc_3.522) — protein MSLPLTPEREAEIGQVDRYESATQLHSILRKPNLELDRLSPSPPVLTPSQNQKSVSPKSQVRFSIPDSSGLQHDGSMDERGATLPSPSKIVFPKDADELEDGRGLRAGDGMTNRGHFVDMHSRVMLDVPEDIWNFHTARKEQHRRKSLQSGTEQRQSHRSHSRGSSLQAIIVETMDSISDERGSRLAPTVLGRPELFLSPESPLNSYNMPVPLEISLPPYLSPLNKEKKRASVVFDGEGYSRFKELSSPSSDDSGSIRSAEHDFSFSISHRDDSDVDKALGLDEHANVNLKIQNKNLRKQKMSPPPPFAENQPSPSLQVLSTPLKQIHIPDLEKESQLRSANGTLKFFDEFEPSPQLTIATQENKQIPSPERRVDQLDLNFSFPNARDSDFERVDPSPTSTEFENRRRSLQRDSALRIEGHRHRRSKSIHNTEDMFAATSTPPRIPSRSPLRPKSPKSDKATECSSGQTDTRGMSSLYEENDQAIDDTLHNPAEVSHQSDLEAGNQTEESMRIILERKVNVQDGTKQTSSDHAAKNHLTSMHSFPEPVRPPGDAELQSLGNVSINLLSPRRSLSNVGSQSSHNSEFSRQSPGSTATSQPSEPYAYIPFLNTVKNHNYPQHTKARGDEKNHGFHSIYEVRNGKKVEVLVLDEDSSKDETETLSTTAEDKISSNQQRKSVSYEEAIKNYAKILQMCEHTASEAKSVILQLIEEASLNSKNAYRPPPLAYTSAPQVAESKNLGRTQQRKQP, from the coding sequence ATGAGCCTGCCGTTAACGCCTGAAAGAGAGGCAGAAATCGGGCAGGTTGACAGATATGAGTCAGCTACGCAATTGCAttcgattttgagaaaacCGAATCTCGAGCTGGATCGCTTGTCTCCCAGTCCCCCGGTTCTGACACCGTCGCAAAACCAAAAGTCTGTGTCGCCAAAATCGCAGGTACGATTTTCGATCCCAGATTCCAGTGGTCTGCAGCACGACGGTTCGATGGATGAAAGAGGCGCGACACTACCGTCTCCTTCTAAGATTGTGTTCCCCAAAGATGCAGACGAACTCGAAGATGGCAGAGGTCTGCGGGCTGGCGATGGCATGACCAATCGTGGACATTTTGTGGATATGCACTCTCGGGTGATGTTAGATGTCCCTGAAGACATCTGGAACTTCCACACGGCTAGGAAAGAGCAGCACAGAAGGAAATCCCTGCAGTCTGGCACAGAGCAGCGACAGTCGCACAGGTCACACAGTCGAGGCTCATCTTTGCAAGCTATTATCGTGGAAACGATGGACTCGATATCGGATGAACGCGGCAGCCGCTTAGCACCTACGGTCTTGGGGAGACCGGAACTGTTTTTAAGCCCGGAGTCCCCTTTGAACAGCTACAACATGCCTGTTCCTCTGGAGATTTCGCTACCGCCATACTTGTCCCCTCTGAacaaggagaaaaagaggGCGAGTGTTGTTTTCGATGGCGAAGGCTACAGCCGGTTTAAAGAACTATCGTCGCCAAGTTCTGACGACAGCGGCTCCATACGATCCGCAGAGCatgatttttctttcagCATCAGCCATAGAGATGACTCAGATGTCGATAAAGCACTGGGTCTCGATGAACATGCGAATGTTAACTTAAAAATCCAGAATAAAAACTTGAGGAAACAAAAAATGTCGCCGCCCCCTCCATTCGCAGAAAATCAACCCTCTCCCTCGCTACAAGTATTGTCAACCCCCCTCAAACAAATTCACATTCCAGACCTGGAGAAGGAATCACAACTTAGAAGCGCTAATGGGACCTTGAAgttttttgatgaatttgaacCTTCACCACAACTCACAATAGCCACACAAGAGAATAAACAAATACCTAGCCCTGAAAGGCGAGTAGACCAATTGGATTTGAACTTCAGCTTTCCAAATGCTCGAGATTCGGATTTTGAAAGGGTTGATCCATCACCAACTTCGACAGAGTTcgaaaacagaagaagaagtctGCAGCGTGATTCAGCACTTCGAATCGAAGGTCACAGACAtagaagaagcaaaagcATACATAATACCGAAGATATGTTTGCGGCAACGTCAACTCCGCCAAGGATACCCAGCAGATCGCCACTGCGACCCAAATCCCCGAAAAGCGACAAAGCAACGGAATGCTCAAGTGGTCAGACCGATACAAGAGGGATGTCCTCACTTTATGAGGAAAATGACCAGGCTATCGATGACACCTTGCACAACCCAGCGGAAGTTAGCCATCAAAGTGATTTGGAGGCCGGAAATcaaacagaagaaagtaTGAGAATAATTTTAGAAAGAAAGGTAAACGTCCAAGATGGGACCAAACAGACATCCAGTGATCATGCGGCCAAAAATCATCTTACTTCCATGCATTCCTTTCCCGAGCCTGTTCGTCCACCTGGGGATGCCGAACTACAATCTTTGGGGAACGTGTCAATTAATCTACTGTCACCTAGAAGAAGCCTATCAAATGTCGGTAGTCAATCATCGCACAACTCAGAGTTCTCACGGCAAAGTCCAGGCAGTACCGCTACGTCACAGCCGTCAGAGCCTTATGCATATATTCCATTTCTTAACACAGTCAAAAACCACAACTATCCACAGCACACGAAAGCAAGAGGAGATGAAAAGAATCACGGTTTCCACAGCATTTACGAAGTTCGAAATGGAAAGAAGGTTGAGGTTCTCGtccttgatgaagataGTTCAAAGGATGAGACAGAAACACTTTCCACTACAGCAGAAGACAAAATTTCATCTAATCAGCAGAGGAAATCAGTCTCCTACGAAGAAGCTATCAAAAATTATGCCAAGATTCTACAAATGTGTGAGCACACAGCGTCTGAGGCAAAAAGCGTTATCTTGCagcttattgaagaagcttcattAAATTCTAAAAACGCTTATCGTCCTCCACCTTTAGCTTATACGAGTGCACCACAGGTAGCCGAATCAAAAAACTTGGGTAGAACACAACAGCGCAAGCAGCCCTAG
- the ZRG8 gene encoding Zrg8p (ancestral locus Anc_3.523), producing the protein MRSFIKSYKKANSLDESPSRIAVSPPKTGRRSDNSTSQKILEDSLAFVPSTPTQISHNSNGSKHSPSFESLHRLANKKMFSTKLFKKNSSSTALAQVAASSGSNHDIPNITEAPSRNSGSTLEATQLNGDEATIPSIKGTITHNWGDNTDKQHPVIILNNPSGGDNVFSQDLEPAVRITSLRRGSAISSLTTASYENALPRTSSADEQLLRRSEPTRDKHVYNELWKVKSKNRQARIHSHDDIITLEKSSTVSLNLLESTISPLAPLQNLEQPDNTSDRPGSSSDTQKQLALNGRATNEAHPSDASKKDHLGVSVSFEDATDLETEKHDGSETEEDDGSMLRTPEIDEEDDDTSKFSFEMSGLNGRTSSVKYYSKPEPKEAVYIDDVYDDEDFDEDMNFYGDDLQNNDFHLTDETFIAVSSPADGPGDSDPNSAKPLKRYNDLFDLSDDAEDSEYQLNTEDESQEYEAATSPTELPVSNPDDQGSLNNKYGGGCSKIKNAADSGSKKRPPEKKMTTKAIKSFSDIFDLVDSDEDDESEVDSGWNGEFRNNDEPDNTIYDKEQLAHAFSIENDSQSNGLKDATKDISNHTGKDISSAQSLPVRSGTPVHIFVTPPMDPSMDSAASADSHLSPGLNITPSLPRPARSQTLKIHDLNSSLDSEVPGLMSNLYFIDEAEEDKYNQRNGITEDDYLDEINTVPEDFDFSDTEQDLNSNKSPLKLSNRGSFRSTHSYSEQPIGAARESTPTRNKLEIKNKTVTFFNYCGERSPIERSAQKSPQAGQGYLTSPNNNNEDYVISPIKKNGEACNPVTPTNSFKKPKPEYLNDYSLSPIQENSSSVDNSPSLQLQ; encoded by the coding sequence ATGAGGTCGTTTATCAAGTCCTACAAGAAGGCGAATTCGCTGGATGAAAGTCCTTCAAGAATAGCAGTATCTCCACCAAAAACAGGACGACGAAGTGATAATTCAACATCACAAAAGATTCTCGAGGATTCGCTGGCCTTTGTTCCATCAACTCCAACACAGATTTCACATAATAGCAATGGCTCGAAGCATTCACCCAGTTTTGAATCCCTTCACAGGTTGGCTAACAAGAAAATGTTCAGTACAAAGCTattcaaaaagaactccTCGTCAACAGCTTTAGCTCAAGTTGCAGCATCATCAGGAAGTAACCATGATATACCAAATATCACAGAAGCACCAAGCAGGAATTCGGGTTCCACGCTTGAAGCGACGCAATTGAACGGAGATGAAGCGACAATCCCATCTATCAAGGGCACAATCACACATAATTGGGGTGACAACACGGACAAGCAGCATCCCGTTATCATTCTGAACAATCCTTCAGGCGGAGATAACGTCTTTTCGCAAGATTTGGAACCCGCTGTGCGAATAACCAGCCTGCGAAGAGGTTCTGCTATCTCATCTCTCACCACAGCTTCGTATGAGAATGCCCTTCCTCGCACATCGTCGGCTGATGAGCAATTGCTGAGGCGCTCCGAGCCGACTAGAGATAAGCATGTTTACAACGAGCTTTGGAAGGTCAAAAGCAAGAATAGGCAGGCAAGAATCCATTCGCATGACGATATCATTACCTTGGAGAAATCATCAACGGTAAGTTTGAACTTGTTAGAATCAACCATCTCTCCATTAGCTCCATTGCAAAACTTGGAACAACCAGATAATACAAGTGATAGACCTGGAAGTTCATCAGACACACAAAAGCAGCTGGCTTTGAATGGTAGGGCAACGAATGAAGCTCATCCTTCAGATGCTTCGAAGAAGGACCATCTGGGCGTTTCTGTCAGTTTCGAAGACGCTACTGATCTTGAAACAGAGAAGCATGACGGTTCGGAGACAGAGGAGGATGATGGGTCAATGTTGCGTACGCCAGAGAttgacgaggaagatgacgacACATCTAAGTTTTCCTTCGAGATGAGCGGTTTGAATGGCAGAACATCTTCAGTGAAGTATTATTCGAAACCAGAACCTAAAGAGGCGGTATATATCGATGATGTCtatgatgacgaggatttcgatgaagatatGAACTTTTATGgagatgatcttcaaaACAATGATTTCCATCTCACTGATGAGACTTTCATCGCAGTTTCCAGTCCTGCAGACGGTCCAGGTGACTCAGATCCAAATTCTGCAAAACCGCTCAAGAGATATAATGACCTTTTTGATTTATCTGACGATGCTGAGGACTCTGAATATCAACTAAACACGGAGGATGAAAGCCAAGAATACGAAGCCGCAACTAGTCCCACAGAACTGCCGGTATCGAATCCTGATGATCAGGGAAGTTTGAACAATAAGTATGGCGGAGGCTGTTCTAAGATTAAAAATGCTGCGGACTCCGgatcgaagaaaagaccaccagaaaagaagatgacgacgaaaGCAATCAAAAGCTTTTCCGATATTTTCGATCTTGTTGACAGtgatgaggacgatgaaAGCGAAGTGGACAGCGGATGGAACGGCGAATTTCGCAACAACGATGAGCCTGATAATACCATTTACGACAAGGAGCAGTTAGCTCACGCCTTCTCTATCGAAAATGATTCCCAAAGTAATGGACTTAAAGATGCCACCAAAGACATCTCCAACCATACAGGGAAAGATATAAGCTCCGCGCAGAGCTTGCCAGTTCGATCCGGTACGCCTGTGCACATATTCGTAACACCACCAATGGACCCTTCAATGGATTCAGCGGCAAGTGCGGATTCTCATCTGAGCCCTGGTTTAAATATTACACCATCACTGCCGCGGCCTGCAAGATCgcaaactttgaagattcacGATCTGAACAGCAGCCTTGATTCCGAAGTACCAGGTTTAATGAGTAATCTCTACTTTATTGATGAGGCTGAGGAAGATAAGTACAACCAGCGTAACGGAATCACCGAAGATGATTACCTAGATGAGATCAATACGGTGCCCGAAGATTTCGACTTTTCAGACACAGAGCAGGATCTCAACTCAAATAAATCTCCTCTAAAACTTTCGAATAGAGGATCATTTAGGAGCACGCACAGCTATTCAGAACAACCAATTGGTGCTGCTAGAGAGAGTACACCAACTCGAAACAAATTGGAGATAAAGAATAAGACTGTTACATTTTTTAACTATTGTGGGGAGCGCTCACCGATAGAAAGATCAGCACAAAAATCACCTCAGGCTGGCCAAGGTTATCTGACGTCGCCCAACAATAACAACGAAGATTACGTTATTTCGCCCATCAAAAAGAATGGGGAGGCTTGCAACCCCGTAACACCTaccaattccttcaaaaaaCCGAAACCAGAGTATTTGAATGACTATTCTTTGAGCCCCATTCAGGAAAACTCTTCTTCGGTCGACAATTCCCCATCGTTACAGCTGCAGTGA
- the NCS6 gene encoding Ncs6p (ancestral locus Anc_3.524), whose product MGQISKRRSSVSFDYSAMSFTPPSDPVNRKSEIKVSQLCELCHCRKALLRRPKNLQKVCKLCFFHVFETEIHNTIVSNKLFHRGEKVAVGASGGKDSTVLAYILKLLNERHDYGIEIILLSIDEGIIGYRDDSLATVKRNQVQYNLPLEIVSYRDLYNWTMDEIVACAGVRNSCTYCGVFRRQALDRGAAKLGIAHVVTGHNADDMAETVLMNIFRGDVARLEKSTAIITQSTGSPIKRSKPFKYSYQKEIVLYAHYKKLDYFSTECSYAPEAFRGTARELMKNLEMQRPSCILDIIHSGENLVLKPKRQKKISPSEVMEVRSDGAVSLGRPSKFVDGNTCERCGYLSSNKICKACILLEGLERNRAKMTLDTDTSTGGAARLTRELERLTF is encoded by the coding sequence ATGGGCCAGAtatcgaaaagaagatcatctGTGTCGTTTGACTATTCAGCTATGTCCTTCACTCCACCATCGGATCCAGTTAACAGAAAATCAGAGATCAAAGTGTCACAACTGTGCGAGCTATGCCACTGTCGGAAAGCTCTGCTGAGGAGGCCGAAAAACCTACAAAAGGTTTGCAAACTTTGCTTCTTCCACGTATTCGAAACTGAGATCCATAACACTATTGTCAGCAACAAGCTTTTTCACAGGGGGGAGAAGGTTGCCGTGGGGGCATCCGGTGGTAAGGACTCTACAGTGCTGGCATACATCCTAAAGCTATTGAACGAACGGCATGATTACGGTATTGAGATCATTCTACTGAGTATCGATGAGGGGATAATCGGATATCGAGATGACTCGCTGGCGACCGTGAAGAGGAATCAGGTCCAATACAATCTGCCGTTGGAAATCGTTTCCTACAGAGACCTGTATAACTGGACGATGGACGAGATCGTGGCATGTGCCGGTGTGAGGAACAGCTGTACGTATTGTGGTGTTTTCAGAAGACAGGCCTTGGACCGTGGAGCAGCGAAACTTGGCATAGCGCACGTTGTCACGGGCCACAACGCAGACGACATGGCCGAGACGGTTTTAATGAACATATTTCGTGGTGATGTTGCTCGGTTGGAGAAGTCGACCGCCATCATAACGCAAAGCACTGGGTCGCCGATCAAGAGATCGAAGCCCTTCAAATACTCTTACCAAAAGGAAATTGTACTGTATGCCCACtacaagaagcttgattaTTTCTCAACGGAGTGTTCCTACGCCCCGGAGGCTTTCAGAGGTACAGCAAGAGAGCTCATGAAGAATCTAGAGATGCAGCGGCCCAGTTGTATCCTGGATATCATCCATAGCGGAGAGAACCTTGTCCTTAAGCCAAAAAGGCAGAAAAAGATCTCGCCTTCGGAAGTTATGGAAGTACGAAGCGATGGTGCAGTGTCGCTGGGAAGACCTTCGAAATTTGTGGACGGTAACACCTGCGAAAGGTGTGGCTATCTGTCGAGCAACAAGATCTGCAAGGCATGCATATTACTGGAGGGCCTAGAGAGAAATCGAGCTAAGATGACTCTCGACACGGACACTTCAACCGGCGGAGCGGCCCGCCTGACCAGGGAACTGGAACGATTGACGTTCTGA
- the VAM7 gene encoding Vam7p (ancestral locus Anc_3.525), with protein sequence MKGQNIRVDVALEDVRIMKESYALYGVLIRIVRQDSGHGPEQVYEQHVYRRYSEFLDLKNKLEKQFGAELPYELPGRRFGWKRSAVDPYIIEERKTQLAKFLKDMLNDSFDTKWKNSEHVSKFLKLSAGWNATAGESGSRNVHQTHSLDLSDAAQWMTKLKDSKTILEQARRAGSSERSKLLMELRLDLYNMEAGLREQSQSRQIGETEAERRSNLLSTLKRDVNEMALEQAHDADSYSGSGREPTADDDDRVRSALFPDSVAQRSPKKPLAGRRKFGETGETEQLDNRQLLQLHKSKMQDQDKELEEMRKIIQRQKNLSIEMNQELAQQNDLLDLLGNDVDDTATRLRVANRKAKQFNSD encoded by the coding sequence ATGAAGGGCCAGAATATTCGAGTGGATGTGGCTCTCGAGGACGTTCGGATTATGAAGGAGTCCTACGCCCTCTACGGCGTGCTGATCAGGATTGTTCGACAGGATTCAGGGCATGGACCGGAACAAGTGTACGAGCAACACGTATATAGACGGTATTCCGAGTTTCTGGACctgaagaacaagctgGAGAAGCAATTCGGTGCGGAGCTGCCTTATGAGTTGCCGGGTCGCAGGTTTGGCTGGAAGAGAAGTGCTGTCGATCCTTACATCATCGAGGAAAGAAAGACACAGCTGGCCAAGTTTCTCAAGGATATGCTCAACGATTCGTTCGACACCAAATGGAAAAACTCCGAACATGTCTCCAAGTTTCTTAAACTATCTGCAGGCTGGAACGCAACTGCTGGTGAGTCCGGCAGTCGGAACGTGCATCAGACCCATTCGCTTGATCTTAGTGATGCAGCACAGTGGATGACCAAGCTGAAGGACTCGAAGACGATCCTGGAGCAGGCCAGGCGCGCGGGGAGCTCTGAGAGGTCAAAGCTCTTGATGGAGCTGCGTCTTGATCTGTACAACATGGAAGCTGGACTACGGGAGCAAAGCCAATCCCGGCAGATAGGAGAAACCGAGGCAGAAAGGCGATCCAATCTGCTGTCCACCCTGAAGCGTGACGTCAATGAAATGGCGCTTGAACAGGCTCATGACGCGGACAGCTACTCAGGTTCTGGAAGAGAGCCCACCGCCGATGATGACGACCGAGTAAGAAGCGCATTGTTCCCGGATTCTGTTGCGCAGAGATCTCCCAAGAAACCTCTAGCCGGTCGGCGGAAGTTTGGTGAGACCGGTGAGACCGAGCAGCTCGATAACCGGCAACTTCTGCAACTGCATAAGTCCAAGATGCAGGACCAAGATaaggaactggaagagatgCGCAAGATTATCCAAAGACAGAAAAACCTCTCAATAGAAATGAACCAGGAACTAGCACAACAGAATGATCTACTAGACCTGCTGGGAAACGACGTTGACGATACAGCGACGAGGCTTCGTGTTGCCAACAGAAAGGCCAAGCAGTTTAACAGCGACTAG
- the SKI8 gene encoding SKI complex subunit WD repeat protein SKI8 (ancestral locus Anc_3.526), with protein MSNLFISTTNCGKAHEADIFGLAVCVPYTVTCSGDGSIKLWKNKLLDNEMARDHLITQFVSKTGVHHVDVFHSVEKGGNEICVVACVAFSGEVFFYEVDVKNGSLRSLDLLSAKEKKRSYWAVRWFKSEDQIVCHQFAATDVKGNTYVWRFHPFTHEIDEEAAQKERLKREAKLRRNNFQPLDEEPKEEHNDQNGTNLEVHLHLTAQGEIPVSQPVFATSLDISPNGLIATGFANGSVVVSQLSTLRPVHSFEGFEIQGVEQNSNTVRAVRFSPLGTLLAVANDSGSFGCVTLYETEYGERVGSLSVPTHSSQTSIGSFAHDGWVFDLSFNTTGETLATCGYDGKVRVWEVKSRERVSTINLTANDIEDEKEILLEDENGNSLKVPPVFGVSFIAKGVRGGMGSDSNEGLCCVCMDRSVRWFREAGGA; from the coding sequence ATGTCAAATCTGTTCATCTCAACCACGAATTGTGGTAAAGCTCACGAAGCTGATATCTTTGGTCTAGCTGTGTGTGTGCCATACACTGTAACATGCTCTGGTGACGGTTCAATCAAGCTGTGGAAAAACAAACTGTTGGATAATGAGATGGCTAGAGATCATTTGATTACTCAATTCGTCAGTAAGACTGGAGTCCATCACGTAGACGTGTTCCATTCTGTTGAGAAAGGCGGAAATGAGATCTGCGTAGTGGCCTGCGTAGCCTTTTCTGGCGAGGTCTTCTTCTATGAAGTGGATGTGAAGAATGGTTCACTCAGGAGTCTAGATTTACTGTCTGcgaaggagaagaagaggtcTTACTGGGCTGTGAGATGGTTCAAGAGCGAGGACCAGATCGTGTGCCACCAGTTCGCCGCTACAGACGTCAAAGGAAACACATACGTTTGGAGATTCCATCCTTTCACTCACGAGATCGATGAGGAGGCAGCACAGAAGGAGAGGTTGAAGAGGGAGGCAAAGCTGAGGAGGAACAACTTTCAGCCGCTAGATGAGGAGCCTAAAGAGGAGCACAATGACCAGAATGGCACCAATTTGGAGGTTCATCTGCATCTCACTGCGCAAGGGGAGATTCCGGTGTCACAGCCGGTGTTTGCTACATCCCTGGACATTTCGCCCAACGGTTTGATTGCGACCGGATTCGCTAATGGTAGCGTAGTCGTTTCGCAGCTCAGTACTTTGAGGCCTGTCCATAGCTTTGAGGGTTTCGAAATACAGGGTGTGGAACAAAACAGCAATACAGTTCGTGCTGTTAGGTTCTCGCCCTTGGGAACGCTGCTTGCTGTTGCGAACGACTCTGGATCGTTCGGTTGTGTCACGCTGTATGAAACAGAATACGGCGAACGGGTAGGATCGCTATCGGTACCGACTCATAGCTCTCAAACAAGCATAGGGTCTTTCGCTCATGACGGATGGGTCTTTGACTTATCCTTCAACACCACCGGCGAAACGCTGGCGACATGTGGTTATGACGGAAAAGTCAGAGTCTGGGAGGTTAAATCAAGAGAACGGGTCTCTACAATCAATCTTACGGCAAATGATATCGAAGACGAGAAAGAGATCTTgcttgaagatgagaatgGCAATTCCCTGAAAGTTCCACCGGTATTCGGCGTCAGCTTCATTGCCAAAGGTGTTCGTGGTGGTATGGGTAGTGATTCGAACGAAGGATTATGTTGTGTATGTATGGACCGGAGTGTAAGGTGGTTTAGAGAAGCTGGTGGTGCTTGA
- the CLG1 gene encoding Clg1p (ancestral locus Anc_3.527): protein MATFMYYPGHYPAASCGAGNFGPVMQQHSRPAHHQHSYSVDSAARRSDQASMNAYGYYPPAPLQNLSSFQPPFYHQPVLPHPTVSHHRQASSFLQNNLPPLGMYYTNAQVPAEAQAPVLPAPVVQEPAHEEQVNGGVNQFLDYELDMMSDFVVRNAYISFGCDLNAKSTQSMDLFIKGVSSVLNATRLPSVTIFLALDLLSKYIDRLPEGIQSIGGDSVNVIYQNTMIAFVIANKFNDDKTFTNKSWTQATGMSLSLVNEYERDWLSAFDWKIFDDKFISYEDYLQTFEVFCQEKRCPSPPVLLPTPHSSDNYLSPPSGYETPIQVSSNVYSSPCYYDEDKNDFCYSQLPQRSIMSSPVNLNYDGGYSACHKDYKFYNYNPQAMNRSWNSDETWKHQPNPNFARFDDNYYSYSTIFCG from the coding sequence ATGGCAACTTTTATGTACTATCCTGGTCACTATCCGGCTGCAAGCTGTGGCGCCGGTAATTTTGGCCCGGTGATGCAGCAACATTCGCGCccagctcatcatcaaCACAGTTACAGTGTTGACTCTGCTGCGCGTCGCTCAGATCAGGCTTCCATGAATGCTTATGGTTATTATCCGCCAGCGCCGCTACAGAATCTATCGTCTTTTCAACCGCCATTTTACCATCAACCggttcttcctcatcccactgtttctcatcatcgaCAAGCCTCGAGCTTTCTGCAGAACAATTTACCACCTTTGGGGATGTACTATACTAACGCTCAGGTCCCTGCAGAAGCTCAGGCGCCAGTTTTGCCAGCGCCAGTTGTGCAGGAACCAGCACATGAGGAACAAGTTAATGGTGGTGTGAATCAGTTTTTGGACTACGAGTTGGATATGATGTCAGATTTTGTTGTTAGGAATGCTTACATATCGTTTGGTTGCGATCTCAATGCCAAATCAACCCAGTCTATGGATCTATTCATTAAGGGAGTTTCATCGGTGTTGAATGCGACCAGACTGCCATCAGTTACTATTTTCCTTGCTTTGGATCTTCTTTCCAAATATATCGATAGACTGCCCGAAGGAATTCAAAGCATAGGTGGTGACTCGGTCAACGTCATTTATCAGAACACCATGATCGCGTTCGTTATCGCCAACAAATTTAATGACGATAAAACTTTCACTAACAAATCATGGACGCAGGCCACTGGTATGTCATTGTCGTTGGTAAACGAGTATGAACGCGATTGGTTAAGCGCTTTTGATTGGAAAATATTTGACGATAAATTTATCTCGTACGAAGATTACTTGCAAActtttgaagttttctgCCAAGAGAAGAGATGTCCATCGCCGCCAGTTCTTCTGCCTACTCCTCACTCCTCTGATAACTATTTGTCACCGCCATCAGGATACGAAACGCCAATTCAAGTTTCCAGTAACGTGTACTCTTCACCCTGTTACTACGATGAGGATAAAAATGACTTCTGTTACTCTCAGCTCCCTCAGAGAAGTATTATGAGCTCACCAGTTAATTTGAACTACGATGGTGGGTACTCTGCCTGCCACAAGGATTACAAGTTTTACAACTACAATCCACAAGCCATGAACAGGTCTTGGAATAGTGATGAAACCTGGAAGCATCAACCAAATCCAAACTTTGCTCGCTTTGACGACAACTACTATAGTTACTCCACCATTTTCTGCGGCTGA